A region of the Desulfotomaculum sp. genome:
GATGAAAGGGATTTCTTCCGGAAGAAGGTTAACGTGGGACACTGTTTTTGGCGCATATAAACCAGGTAATACTGATGCAAACAAAATGTCATGCCACTTTGACAAGGACAGCTATTGCAAAAATGTACAAAAAGCAAAAGAATACATCAGAAAAGGTGATCTGTACCAGGTTAATCTTTCACAGCGCTTCTCTCTTCCTTTGACGATGGAACCATGGACGCTATACCGCCGCCTGCGTTCAATAAATCCGGCGCCTATGGCTGCCTACTTGAATTTTGGCAGCATCCAGGTAATCAGCGCCTCACCGGAACGTTTTCTGAAAGTTGCCGGCAGACAGGTGGAAACAAGGCCTATTAAAGGCACCCGCCCTCGCGGTAAAGACATAAGCATGGACCAATGCTTGCGGGATGAACTGTGGAACAGTAAAAAAGACAGGGCTGAGCTGGTTATGATTATTGATCTGGAGCGGAACGATTTGGGACGGGTATGCGAGATTGGTTCGGTACAACCGCAGGAGTTGTTCAGATTAGATGAATACGCTACAGTATTTCACCTGTCCTCAATAATAACCGGGAAACTGCCGGAAGATAAGAACGTTGTTGACCTCTTAAGAGCTGCCTTTCCCGGAGGTTCCATTACCGGTGCTCCAAAAATAAGGGCAATGGAGATTATTGAAGAACTGGAACCTGTGAAAAGAGGAATCTATACGGGCGCAATCGGATACTTAAGCTTCAACGGCAATGCGGACCTGAATATTGCAATCAGAACAATAATTATTAAAGACGGGCAGGCTTATTTTCAAACTGGAGGAGGAATCGTAGCTGATTCCGACCCTCTCGCAGAGTACCGGGAAACACTTGATAAAGCCCTGGCCCTGATGGTAGCGTTAGGACTCGGCGGCAAGCCGGGCCATGAAAGGCTGTAATAATTCATGAATATAGTTTGTGTTAACGGCAGTTTCTTAGGTTCTGATCAGCCGGCGATTAACCCTTTAGATCAAGGTTTGCTATACGGATTCGGATTGTTTGAAACTATATTAGTAAAAGAAGGTTATCCTTCATTAATCTGGCGCCACTTCGACCGTTTATTTTCCTCCGCCGGAAAAATAGGCCTCACTGTTCCTTTTTCAATCAGCGAACTAATTTGGTTTGCAGAACAAACTATCGAGAAGAACAATATCAATACTGGCTCAATCCGCCTGACCCTCACTGCCGGCAGTGATATATCAGCAGCCTCAACTGCGCCTACCCTGATTATTTCCAGCCGGCAACCTTTAGCCTATACGCACGATCACTATAAGCAAGGCTTGACCGCAGGCTTTGCAGATATTAAAAGAAACGAACATTCTCCTCTGGTCAGGCTGAAAACAATAAACTATCTTGAAAACCTGCTGGCCAAAAGATACGCGCGAAACAGAGGCTGGGATGAAGCTCTGTTTTTTAACACTTCCGGCAATCTTGCGGAAGGTTCGACGAGCAATATTTTTTTAGTCAAGGATGGCGGGGTGATTACTCCAAACACGGAGCAGGGAATTTTGCC
Encoded here:
- the pabB gene encoding aminodeoxychorismate synthase component I, with the protein product MIYIPLIERRKLAADFISLYEHLIRLPNSFLLESSLMIDGIGRYSFLGADPFLIFRSKNHCIQLISNQKCVTLSGNPFSKLKELLNTYRIEESNLQFPFCGGAAGFFSYDLGRILEKLPSLADDDLNLPDMCLGFYDLIIMMDHFTQEVYIISTGLPETDPDRAYKHAEKRLRDICNVPIKYLPQMDECPEKRMKGISSGRRLTWDTVFGAYKPGNTDANKMSCHFDKDSYCKNVQKAKEYIRKGDLYQVNLSQRFSLPLTMEPWTLYRRLRSINPAPMAAYLNFGSIQVISASPERFLKVAGRQVETRPIKGTRPRGKDISMDQCLRDELWNSKKDRAELVMIIDLERNDLGRVCEIGSVQPQELFRLDEYATVFHLSSIITGKLPEDKNVVDLLRAAFPGGSITGAPKIRAMEIIEELEPVKRGIYTGAIGYLSFNGNADLNIAIRTIIIKDGQAYFQTGGGIVADSDPLAEYRETLDKALALMVALGLGGKPGHERL